The Longimicrobium sp. genome includes a window with the following:
- a CDS encoding ligase-associated DNA damage response exonuclease, producing the protein MLRITERGLYCEAGDFFIDPWQPVDRAVITHAHGDHARWGSRVYLGSREGEAVLRTRLGPGARIRSVEYGLPIDVNGVRISLHPAGHILGSAQVRVEHGGEVWVVSGDYKTEADPTCTPFEPVRCHTFITESTFGLPIYRWRPDAEVFGEINAWWRANAQAGRASLLMGYALGKAQRLLAGLDPSIGPIFTHGAVERLNEDYRRTGILLPETRYAGAEPRGTAWGGAMIVAPPSAMGTPWMRRFGATSTAFASGWMRVRGQRRRRSVDRGFVLSDHVDWPSLLGAIKETGAECVWVTHGYREPVVRWLRERGWQAQAIASRWEGESDEADVLPEAVAAVEPTPGADLSS; encoded by the coding sequence ATGCTGCGGATCACGGAGCGGGGGCTGTACTGCGAGGCGGGCGACTTCTTTATCGACCCGTGGCAGCCGGTGGACCGGGCCGTGATCACCCACGCGCACGGCGACCACGCACGCTGGGGCTCGCGTGTGTACCTGGGCTCGCGCGAGGGCGAGGCGGTGCTGCGCACGCGGCTGGGCCCGGGCGCGCGCATCCGCTCGGTGGAGTACGGCCTTCCGATCGACGTGAACGGCGTCCGCATCAGCCTTCACCCGGCCGGGCACATCCTGGGCAGCGCGCAGGTGCGGGTGGAGCACGGTGGCGAGGTGTGGGTGGTCTCGGGCGACTACAAGACCGAGGCAGACCCCACCTGCACCCCGTTCGAGCCCGTCCGCTGCCACACCTTCATCACCGAGAGCACCTTCGGCCTGCCCATCTACCGCTGGCGCCCGGATGCGGAGGTGTTCGGCGAGATCAACGCGTGGTGGCGCGCCAATGCGCAGGCCGGTCGCGCGTCGCTGCTGATGGGCTACGCGCTGGGCAAGGCACAGCGGCTGCTGGCGGGGCTGGATCCGTCCATCGGCCCCATCTTCACCCACGGCGCGGTGGAGCGGCTGAACGAGGACTACCGGCGGACGGGGATCTTGCTCCCCGAAACGCGGTACGCCGGCGCGGAGCCGCGCGGAACCGCCTGGGGCGGGGCGATGATCGTGGCGCCGCCCTCCGCCATGGGAACGCCGTGGATGAGGCGCTTCGGCGCGACGTCCACCGCGTTCGCGAGCGGGTGGATGCGGGTGCGGGGGCAGCGGCGGCGGCGCTCGGTGGACCGGGGATTCGTGCTGTCGGACCACGTGGACTGGCCCTCGCTGCTGGGTGCCATCAAGGAGACCGGCGCGGAGTGCGTATGGGTGACGCACGGGTACCGCGAGCCGGTGGTGCGCTGGCTTCGGGAGCGCGGGTGGCAGGCGCAGGCCATCGCCAGCCGCTGGGAGGGCGAATCCGACGAGGCCGACGTGCTCCCCGAGGCCGTAGCGGCCGTGGAGCCCACACCGGGCGCCGACCTGTCATCCTGA
- a CDS encoding glucosaminidase domain-containing protein yields the protein MPWYDLIPTSGPQQTLDRARSALGRKTIYDLGSGGMKPGAPLDKKCDCSGFVAWAIGIPRQIPPGTGSWLDTDAYARGGAPAFPGLAVPVAPGGAQPGDIYVYPDYKLNGVVKQGHIGIISAVQGGVPTKVIHCSLSNSNAGDAVKETGPTAWVSKGGAARIMRLDYAALRAKYAPGHVHVMPLKAVSPAKAPLKHALLAGHAGLQAIAAGNGGVLRATGGQVDGAGQVQDALNHLGGKYADLKVALGDSTKYRGTFGPKTEQAVENFQASHGIKPDGLVGKDTLRSLDAALASFDANGVDRTRKEAFSAENQKPQDFRKIFIGLIAPAAQASAKATGVPASITIAQAALESNWGRSGLSVKALNFFGIKGKGPEGSVTMPTAEYVGGKRIAVNAAFRVYKSMEQSCEDHARLIATAKWSKSGLPIYAEAMKHTKEPRKFAAALEGVYATDPEYAEKLWDLMDRYELQHYDV from the coding sequence ATGCCGTGGTACGACCTGATCCCCACCTCCGGCCCGCAGCAGACCCTGGACCGCGCAAGATCCGCACTGGGCCGCAAAACCATCTACGACCTGGGCTCCGGGGGCATGAAGCCCGGTGCGCCGCTGGACAAGAAGTGCGACTGCTCCGGCTTCGTGGCCTGGGCCATCGGCATTCCCCGGCAGATTCCGCCGGGCACGGGCAGCTGGCTCGACACCGACGCCTACGCCCGCGGCGGGGCCCCGGCCTTTCCCGGCCTGGCGGTGCCGGTCGCGCCCGGCGGCGCGCAGCCCGGCGACATCTACGTGTATCCCGACTACAAGCTGAACGGCGTCGTAAAGCAGGGGCACATCGGGATCATCTCGGCGGTGCAGGGCGGAGTGCCCACGAAGGTGATCCACTGCTCGCTGTCCAATTCCAACGCGGGCGACGCCGTAAAGGAAACCGGCCCCACCGCGTGGGTGAGCAAGGGCGGCGCGGCCAGGATCATGCGCCTGGACTACGCCGCGCTCCGGGCCAAGTACGCGCCCGGCCACGTGCACGTGATGCCGCTGAAGGCGGTCAGCCCGGCCAAGGCGCCGCTGAAGCACGCGCTCCTGGCGGGGCACGCCGGCCTGCAGGCGATCGCGGCCGGCAACGGCGGCGTGCTGCGCGCGACGGGCGGGCAGGTGGATGGCGCCGGCCAGGTGCAGGACGCGCTGAACCACCTGGGCGGCAAGTACGCCGACCTGAAGGTGGCGCTGGGCGACAGCACTAAGTATCGCGGCACGTTCGGCCCCAAGACCGAGCAGGCCGTCGAGAACTTCCAGGCCAGCCACGGCATCAAGCCCGACGGGCTGGTGGGCAAGGACACGCTCCGGTCGCTTGACGCGGCGCTGGCCTCATTCGACGCCAATGGCGTGGACCGCACGCGCAAGGAGGCGTTCAGCGCCGAGAACCAGAAGCCGCAGGACTTCCGCAAGATCTTCATCGGGCTGATCGCCCCCGCGGCGCAGGCTTCGGCGAAGGCGACCGGCGTTCCGGCCTCGATCACCATCGCCCAGGCGGCGCTGGAGAGCAACTGGGGACGCAGCGGCCTGTCGGTGAAGGCGCTCAACTTCTTCGGCATCAAGGGCAAGGGGCCCGAGGGCTCCGTCACCATGCCCACGGCGGAGTACGTCGGCGGCAAGCGGATCGCCGTGAACGCCGCGTTCCGTGTGTACAAGTCGATGGAGCAGAGCTGCGAAGACCACGCCCGGCTGATCGCCACGGCCAAGTGGAGCAAGAGCGGCCTTCCCATCTACGCCGAGGCCATGAAGCACACGAAGGAACCCCGCAAGTTCGCCGCAGCCCTGGAAGGCGTATACGCCACCGACCCGGAGTACGCCGAAAAGCTGTGGGACCTGATGGACCGCTACGAGTTGCAGCACTACGACGTGTGA
- a CDS encoding DinB family protein, translated as MAAKSVKLGVLAAYVDGETERWREWFQTAPAEVLDLPLGTGADGTVRTLIKHIFAVELRYAQRLAGEAVSGYEQLPDRTVPELWSIHRTAASIRDQFLRDATPEDLDRVLVSDTRKLGRIESRAHVVVMHTFIHGIRHWAQIAAVLRQHGHGGLWEHDWLLSPEVQSPSTASP; from the coding sequence ATGGCTGCGAAGAGTGTGAAGCTTGGCGTGCTCGCGGCGTACGTCGATGGAGAAACCGAGCGGTGGCGGGAGTGGTTTCAGACGGCGCCGGCCGAGGTGCTGGATCTTCCGCTCGGAACGGGCGCGGACGGAACGGTGCGCACCCTCATCAAGCACATCTTCGCCGTCGAGCTACGCTATGCCCAGCGGCTGGCCGGCGAAGCCGTGAGCGGATACGAGCAGCTGCCCGATCGAACGGTACCGGAGCTGTGGAGCATCCATCGGACGGCCGCCTCCATCCGCGACCAGTTCCTGCGCGACGCCACGCCTGAAGACCTGGATCGTGTGCTGGTCTCGGACACGCGCAAGCTAGGCCGGATCGAATCGCGGGCACACGTCGTGGTGATGCACACATTCATCCACGGAATCCGCCACTGGGCACAGATCGCCGCGGTGCTGCGGCAGCATGGGCATGGCGGGTTGTGGGAGCACGACTGGCTCCTGAGCCCGGAGGTCCAGTCGCCGAGTACCGCGTCACCATGA
- a CDS encoding DinB family protein produces the protein MAAADLSMHTAVLERTPGVLRALLLDLPFEWADGTEGPGSWSPAMVVEHMAGEERANWIPRARSILQPGGPRALPAIDRVAPATRGDPRALAMLLDEFSVLRRESLSTVASWTLTREDLEREGEHPEFGRVTLGQLLATWVAHDLSHLAQIARVMAKRQREAVGPWRAYLPIMDR, from the coding sequence ATGGCCGCCGCCGACCTGAGCATGCACACCGCCGTTCTGGAGCGCACGCCCGGCGTGCTGCGGGCGCTGCTGCTGGACCTTCCCTTCGAATGGGCCGATGGCACCGAAGGCCCGGGATCGTGGAGCCCGGCCATGGTGGTGGAGCACATGGCCGGCGAGGAGCGCGCGAACTGGATCCCCCGCGCGCGGAGCATCCTGCAGCCCGGAGGACCGAGGGCGCTTCCCGCCATCGATCGCGTTGCACCCGCAACCCGGGGCGACCCGCGGGCGCTCGCGATGCTCCTGGATGAATTTTCCGTGCTGCGCCGGGAGAGCCTATCCACCGTCGCCTCGTGGACGCTGACGCGGGAGGACCTGGAGCGCGAGGGGGAGCACCCCGAGTTCGGCCGGGTGACGCTGGGCCAGCTGCTGGCCACCTGGGTAGCCCACGACCTCAGCCACCTCGCCCAGATCGCGCGCGTCATGGCCAAACGGCAGCGCGAGGCGGTCGGCCCCTGGCGCGCCTACCTGCCCATCATGGACCGCTGA
- a CDS encoding MBL fold metallo-hydrolase, producing MAHTRRDFLATSAAMTLGALLGRPLHSLTAQTVQTAQAAFTPVRRNVGTFTMRGGTVGWLVNARGVAVVDTQFPAEARALLAGLQERSRNRGVDVLINTHHHGDHTGGNGVFRGVARRAVAHGMADQHMRRAPQPPQQAQPAPQPPAQQPSPPQQPQPAPPEPLYPDTTFTHSWSTEVGDERIVARHHGRAHTSGDAVITFERANVVHMGDLAFHRRHPVVDRAAGASMRNWARVLEQVVNAHAPDTIYIFGHAGQGLPVTGSSAELLQFRDYLGAVLAFVEQHVAAGRSRDEILAMRAPLAGFEAWGPFGQVGPRDAVSVAYEEVTTGA from the coding sequence ATGGCTCACACGCGCCGCGACTTTCTCGCTACCTCCGCCGCAATGACGCTGGGCGCCCTGCTCGGGCGGCCGCTCCACTCGCTCACCGCCCAGACGGTGCAGACTGCGCAGGCGGCGTTCACGCCCGTGCGCCGCAACGTGGGCACGTTCACCATGCGCGGCGGCACCGTGGGCTGGCTCGTGAACGCGCGCGGCGTCGCCGTGGTCGACACGCAGTTCCCCGCCGAGGCGCGGGCGCTACTCGCAGGGCTGCAGGAGCGGTCGCGCAACCGGGGTGTGGACGTGCTGATCAACACGCACCATCACGGGGACCACACGGGCGGCAACGGTGTGTTTCGTGGCGTCGCTCGGCGCGCCGTGGCGCACGGCATGGCCGACCAGCACATGCGCCGCGCTCCGCAGCCGCCACAGCAGGCGCAGCCCGCGCCGCAGCCCCCGGCGCAGCAGCCCTCCCCGCCGCAGCAGCCTCAGCCCGCTCCGCCGGAGCCGCTGTACCCGGACACCACCTTTACGCACAGCTGGTCCACCGAGGTGGGCGACGAGCGCATCGTCGCGCGGCATCACGGGCGTGCGCATACCAGTGGCGACGCGGTGATCACCTTCGAGCGCGCCAACGTGGTGCACATGGGCGACCTGGCATTTCATCGGCGCCATCCCGTCGTGGACCGCGCGGCCGGCGCTTCCATGCGCAACTGGGCGCGCGTACTGGAGCAGGTGGTGAACGCCCATGCGCCCGACACCATCTACATCTTCGGCCACGCGGGGCAGGGGCTGCCCGTCACCGGGAGTTCGGCCGAGCTGCTGCAGTTCCGGGACTACCTGGGCGCCGTGCTGGCGTTCGTGGAGCAGCACGTCGCGGCGGGACGCTCGCGCGACGAGATCCTGGCCATGCGCGCGCCGCTAGCCGGTTTCGAGGCGTGGGGACCGTTCGGCCAGGTGGGCCCGCGCGACGCCGTCAGCGTGGCCTATGAAGAGGTGACCACCGGCGCGTAG
- a CDS encoding DUF4097 family beta strand repeat-containing protein encodes MMAIARVRPLVLALALVAGAVLPAGAQRFVLGGSATVYNLAGEVTVAPGTGSQVVVEVTRAGDDAWQLRVNHSGGTLRVVFPGERVVYARMGRNSRTQLRVASDGSFGGGLRSRQVTVAGSGRGTRAWADVRVLVPAGRSVSVHQGVGRVSVTNVDGRVQVHGSSASVATSGTRGGLQLNTGSGSIQVRGAQGDVTADAGSGSVSVDGVRGSRVQVETGSGRVTATNLRAETVAVDVGSGAVSLSGIQARDVSVETGSGSVQLAMASDAQRVSVDTGSGSVTLGLPASFGAELYVDTGSGGINVQVPVTNRRSSRSRLEGRIGDGNGRVEIDTGSGGVRIHRN; translated from the coding sequence ATGATGGCGATTGCACGTGTTCGCCCGCTGGTGCTGGCCCTGGCCCTCGTGGCCGGGGCGGTGCTCCCCGCCGGGGCCCAGCGCTTCGTCCTGGGCGGCAGCGCCACCGTGTACAACCTGGCGGGCGAGGTGACGGTGGCGCCCGGCACGGGGAGCCAGGTGGTGGTGGAGGTCACGCGGGCCGGCGACGACGCCTGGCAGCTGCGGGTGAACCATTCCGGGGGCACGCTGCGCGTGGTGTTTCCCGGCGAGCGCGTCGTGTATGCGCGGATGGGCCGCAACAGCCGCACGCAGCTGCGCGTGGCGTCCGACGGCTCGTTCGGGGGCGGCCTCCGCTCGCGCCAGGTGACGGTCGCCGGCTCCGGCCGCGGCACCCGCGCCTGGGCCGACGTGCGGGTCCTGGTTCCCGCGGGGCGATCCGTGTCGGTGCACCAGGGGGTGGGCCGCGTGTCCGTCACCAACGTGGACGGACGCGTGCAGGTGCATGGGTCGTCGGCCTCGGTGGCCACCTCCGGCACGCGCGGCGGCCTGCAGCTGAACACCGGTTCCGGCTCCATCCAGGTGCGCGGCGCCCAGGGCGACGTCACGGCCGACGCCGGGTCCGGCTCGGTGAGCGTCGACGGCGTCCGCGGCAGCCGCGTGCAGGTGGAAACCGGCAGCGGCCGGGTGACCGCCACCAACCTGCGCGCCGAGACCGTGGCAGTCGATGTGGGCTCGGGCGCCGTGAGCCTGTCGGGCATCCAGGCCCGCGACGTGTCGGTGGAAACGGGAAGCGGCAGCGTGCAGCTGGCGATGGCGTCCGACGCGCAGCGGGTGAGCGTCGACACGGGCTCGGGCTCGGTGACGCTGGGGCTTCCCGCCAGCTTCGGCGCCGAGCTGTACGTGGACACCGGCAGCGGCGGCATCAACGTGCAGGTGCCGGTCACCAACCGCCGCTCGTCGCGCTCGCGCCTCGAGGGGCGCATCGGCGACGGCAACGGCCGGGTAGAGATCGACACCGGCTCCGGCGGCGTCCGCATCCATCGAAACTGA
- a CDS encoding DUF5916 domain-containing protein produces MIITLLLAGAALLGPAAADTTPAKTVGAHRLAAGQAPAVDGRLDDAVWAGVPVASDFVQQYPNPSQPSSQRTEARVAYDDQAVYVAIRAWDTAPDSIAAQLARRDASGIYSDWLHVMFDSYHDRRSAYRFAVNPRGVKKDVFHFDDGSEDLGWDAVWDVEVSVDSAGWSAEFRIPLSQLRFRASDAGQSWGLNVSRDLARKEERSWWSPMLPDQPGFVSRIGTLTGISGLRPPRRLEVLPYTVASVTSASSYGREGDPFFRENAPFASAGADIKYGLSSNLTLTATINPDFGQVEADPSEVNLSAFESFFSEKRPFFVEGIDIFRFGLGLGDDESETLFYSRRIGRQPQRGLSADDDQPYVDAPQQTTILGAAKLTGKLGDDLSVGVLGALTAEEQARFVTSAEPGEVQRATSEPMSGYGMVRLRRDFNQGRSAFGGVVTGTYRDLSDDALLFLPSSAFSGGLDFRHRFGGGDWETNGWAILTRVNGDTLAIQRLQQASARYYQRPGADHVDVQRDLTALTGNGASFHVGKIAGRYRGGLLGLYRSPGMEVNDLGFLREADQVVGAGYGRWYQNTPQGAFRNWNLGWNLFSGWTTGNERMFTGANINGSYTLNNLWGGHGSVGRNHGGMNVRGLRGGPALVDEGAWMASASLRTDSRRRISYSAAAGFYNEDDTGMSHRWVETSINARPSSRVTVSLSPSWSRANDQVQYITQEESGRYVFGQLDQTTVAVTTRLNYTFSPDLTLQLYAQPFVSAGDYGAFLQVADPAAADFRERFEPGAAPDDNPEFNVQAFRSNAVLRWEYRPGSTLFVVWSQGRENFVNDGSFGLTRDFGRLFGTDENMPVPATNVLMIKLNYWLNL; encoded by the coding sequence ATGATCATTACCCTGCTCCTGGCCGGCGCGGCCCTGCTTGGGCCCGCCGCCGCCGACACCACCCCCGCCAAAACCGTGGGCGCCCACCGGCTGGCCGCCGGACAGGCGCCGGCGGTCGATGGGCGCCTGGACGACGCCGTGTGGGCGGGCGTGCCCGTCGCCAGCGACTTCGTGCAGCAGTACCCCAACCCGTCGCAGCCCTCGTCGCAGCGCACCGAGGCCCGGGTGGCCTACGACGACCAGGCGGTGTACGTGGCCATCCGCGCCTGGGACACCGCGCCCGACAGCATCGCGGCGCAGCTGGCCCGGCGCGACGCGAGCGGCATCTACAGCGACTGGCTGCACGTGATGTTCGACAGCTACCACGACCGTCGCTCGGCCTACCGCTTCGCCGTGAACCCGCGGGGCGTCAAGAAGGACGTCTTCCACTTCGACGACGGCAGCGAAGACCTGGGGTGGGACGCGGTGTGGGACGTGGAGGTGTCGGTGGATTCGGCCGGGTGGAGCGCGGAGTTCCGCATTCCCCTCTCGCAGCTTCGCTTCCGCGCGTCGGACGCGGGGCAGAGCTGGGGACTGAACGTGTCGCGCGACCTGGCCCGCAAGGAAGAGCGCTCGTGGTGGTCGCCCATGCTTCCCGACCAGCCGGGCTTCGTGTCGCGCATCGGCACGCTGACGGGCATTTCGGGGCTGCGCCCGCCGCGCCGGCTGGAGGTGCTTCCCTACACCGTTGCGAGCGTCACCAGCGCGTCCAGCTACGGCCGCGAGGGCGACCCGTTCTTCCGTGAGAACGCCCCGTTCGCCTCGGCGGGCGCCGACATCAAGTACGGGCTTTCGAGCAACCTTACGCTCACGGCCACCATCAACCCCGATTTCGGGCAGGTGGAGGCCGACCCCTCGGAGGTGAACCTTTCGGCGTTCGAAAGCTTCTTCTCGGAAAAGCGCCCCTTCTTCGTGGAGGGCATCGACATCTTCCGCTTCGGGCTGGGGCTGGGCGACGACGAGAGCGAAACGCTCTTCTACTCGCGCCGCATCGGCCGCCAGCCGCAGCGCGGGCTGTCGGCGGACGACGACCAGCCATACGTGGACGCGCCGCAGCAGACCACCATTCTGGGCGCGGCCAAGCTGACGGGAAAGCTCGGCGACGACCTGTCTGTCGGCGTGCTGGGCGCGCTGACCGCCGAGGAGCAGGCGCGCTTCGTCACCTCGGCCGAGCCGGGCGAGGTGCAGCGCGCCACCAGCGAGCCCATGAGCGGCTACGGCATGGTGCGGCTGCGGCGCGACTTCAACCAGGGGCGCAGCGCCTTCGGGGGCGTGGTGACGGGCACCTACCGCGACCTGAGCGACGACGCGCTGCTCTTTCTTCCCTCCTCCGCCTTCTCGGGCGGGCTGGACTTCCGCCACCGCTTCGGCGGCGGCGACTGGGAAACGAACGGCTGGGCGATCCTCACCCGGGTGAACGGCGACACGCTGGCCATCCAGCGCCTGCAGCAAGCATCCGCGCGCTACTACCAGCGCCCGGGCGCGGACCACGTCGACGTGCAGCGCGACCTTACCGCGCTCACGGGCAACGGCGCCAGCTTTCACGTCGGCAAGATCGCCGGCCGGTACCGCGGCGGCCTGCTGGGGCTGTACCGCTCGCCCGGCATGGAGGTGAACGACCTGGGCTTCCTGCGCGAGGCCGACCAGGTGGTGGGCGCCGGGTACGGCCGCTGGTACCAGAACACGCCCCAGGGCGCGTTTCGCAACTGGAACCTGGGGTGGAACCTGTTCTCGGGATGGACCACCGGCAACGAGCGGATGTTCACCGGCGCGAACATCAACGGCAGCTACACGCTCAACAACCTGTGGGGCGGCCACGGCAGCGTGGGCCGCAACCACGGCGGGATGAACGTGCGCGGACTGCGCGGCGGCCCCGCGCTGGTGGACGAGGGGGCGTGGATGGCATCGGCGAGCCTGCGCACCGATAGCCGCCGCCGCATCTCGTACAGCGCCGCGGCCGGCTTCTACAACGAGGACGACACCGGGATGAGCCACCGCTGGGTGGAAACCTCCATCAACGCGCGCCCCTCCAGCCGGGTGACCGTTTCGCTTTCGCCGTCGTGGTCCAGGGCGAACGACCAGGTGCAGTACATCACCCAGGAGGAGTCCGGCCGCTACGTGTTCGGGCAGCTGGACCAGACCACCGTCGCCGTCACCACGCGGCTGAACTACACCTTCAGCCCCGACCTTACGCTGCAGCTGTACGCACAGCCGTTCGTGAGCGCGGGCGACTACGGCGCGTTCCTGCAGGTGGCCGACCCCGCGGCGGCGGACTTCCGCGAGCGGTTCGAACCGGGCGCGGCGCCGGATGACAACCCCGAGTTCAACGTGCAGGCGTTCCGCAGCAACGCGGTGCTGCGCTGGGAGTACCGGCCGGGAAGCACGCTGTTCGTGGTGTGGAGCCAGGGGCGCGAGAACTTCGTGAACGACGGCAGCTTTGGGCTGACGCGCGACTTCGGCCGGCTGTTCGGCACGGACGAGAACATGCCCGTTCCCGCGACCAACGTGCTGATGATCAAGCTGAACTACTGGCTGAACCTGTGA
- a CDS encoding DUF4097 family beta strand repeat-containing protein encodes MTTGTMRMMMGAAAAAALAAAHPAEAQRQVNERQATGATGMVEITVPAGAVRVTGWSRNEVQVTGHLSRSTDRVQISGGRGSMEVEVVSGSGRPGNATLTVHVPAGKSVEVQTSGGPVHVTGITGDVEAVNRGGPLTVEGSPRDVELTSTGGPVTVNATARSVSVNSTGGPVTIGGTVRGLAEVNAMSGPVTVTAAAERVEINALSGPVRITNAGGPVEVASVSGPVYLAGRRLSGSIENVSGGVVVEGTLGGGLSVESHSGDVELRLPAGTAADVDVTTYSGGFRSDFGAGRRDGNERHLRLGRGGMELSITTFSGNVKLTRR; translated from the coding sequence ATGACGACCGGGACGATGAGGATGATGATGGGCGCGGCGGCCGCCGCCGCGCTGGCGGCGGCGCACCCCGCAGAGGCGCAGCGCCAGGTGAACGAGCGCCAGGCCACGGGCGCCACGGGAATGGTGGAGATCACCGTTCCGGCCGGGGCGGTGCGCGTTACCGGGTGGAGCCGCAACGAGGTGCAGGTGACGGGGCACCTCAGCCGCTCTACGGACCGCGTGCAGATCAGCGGTGGGCGCGGGTCGATGGAGGTGGAGGTGGTCAGCGGAAGCGGCCGCCCCGGGAACGCCACGCTCACGGTGCACGTTCCCGCGGGCAAGTCGGTAGAAGTGCAGACCAGCGGCGGCCCCGTGCACGTCACCGGCATCACCGGCGACGTCGAGGCGGTGAACCGCGGTGGGCCCCTGACGGTGGAAGGAAGCCCGCGCGACGTGGAGCTGACCTCCACCGGCGGCCCGGTGACGGTGAACGCCACCGCCCGCAGCGTGTCGGTGAACTCCACCGGCGGCCCGGTGACCATCGGCGGCACGGTGCGAGGCCTGGCCGAGGTCAACGCCATGTCGGGGCCGGTCACCGTTACGGCGGCCGCCGAGCGGGTGGAGATCAACGCCCTCAGCGGCCCCGTGCGCATCACCAACGCCGGCGGACCGGTCGAGGTGGCGTCGGTCAGCGGTCCGGTGTACCTGGCCGGACGCCGCCTGTCGGGCTCCATCGAGAACGTGTCGGGGGGCGTGGTGGTGGAGGGGACGCTGGGCGGCGGGCTGAGCGTGGAAAGCCACAGCGGCGACGTGGAGCTTCGGCTTCCCGCCGGCACCGCCGCCGACGTCGACGTCACCACCTACAGCGGCGGATTCCGCTCGGACTTCGGCGCGGGGCGGCGCGACGGCAACGAGCGGCACCTGCGCCTGGGCCGCGGCGGCATGGAACTCAGCATCACCACGTTCAGCGGCAACGTGAAACTCACCCGGCGGTAG
- a CDS encoding anti-sigma factor — MTHERTLELLDEYVEGTLPTHDERGVRRHLMQCDDCRAEERELRTLLDEAAALPAEIQPPVELWEGIAARLEPRSATVALAPEIPVIGPRPMRQIPWWMQAAAAIALVVTTSVVTLQIDRAGPAQVAAVQQQPAAQQAAAPAARTALAAFHPAEQEYQRAIGDLEQMLGQHRNKLAPQTVATLEANLKVIDKAIQESRAALAADPNSRELATMLSQSYDAKLDVLQRAVSL, encoded by the coding sequence ATGACACACGAACGTACGCTGGAACTGCTGGACGAGTACGTCGAGGGCACGCTGCCGACCCACGACGAGCGCGGCGTCCGCCGCCACCTGATGCAGTGCGACGACTGCCGCGCCGAAGAGCGCGAGCTGCGCACCCTGCTGGACGAGGCCGCCGCGCTGCCGGCCGAGATCCAGCCGCCGGTGGAGCTGTGGGAGGGCATCGCCGCCCGCCTGGAGCCCCGCTCGGCCACGGTGGCCCTGGCACCGGAAATCCCCGTGATCGGCCCGCGGCCAATGCGGCAGATTCCCTGGTGGATGCAGGCCGCCGCCGCCATCGCCCTGGTGGTCACCACCTCGGTGGTCACGCTGCAGATCGACCGCGCCGGGCCCGCGCAGGTGGCCGCCGTGCAGCAGCAGCCCGCGGCGCAGCAGGCCGCGGCGCCCGCCGCCCGCACCGCGCTGGCCGCGTTCCACCCCGCGGAGCAGGAGTACCAGCGCGCCATCGGCGACCTGGAGCAGATGCTCGGCCAGCACAGGAACAAGCTGGCGCCCCAGACGGTGGCCACGCTCGAGGCCAACCTGAAGGTGATCGACAAGGCCATCCAGGAGTCGCGCGCGGCCCTGGCCGCCGACCCCAACAGCCGGGAGCTCGCCACGATGCTCTCGCAATCCTACGACGCCAAGCTGGACGTGCTTCAGCGCGCGGTTTCGCTCTGA
- a CDS encoding RNA polymerase sigma factor, with amino-acid sequence MLAENPPAVQGTAVADLTVRRAQEGDATAFEQLYRDNAGRIYALCLRMSGDSTKAQELTQDVFVRAWEKLGTFQGGSAFSTWLHRLAVNVVLGDRRSEGVRVHRIYSTDEPEKFDRPARDSDPGTVMDLERAIGQLPPGARAVFVLHDVEGYRHEEIATMQGTAVGTCKAQLHRARRLLREALGR; translated from the coding sequence ATGCTGGCTGAAAACCCTCCCGCGGTTCAGGGGACCGCCGTAGCGGACCTTACGGTCCGCCGCGCCCAGGAGGGCGACGCCACCGCCTTCGAGCAGCTGTACCGCGACAACGCCGGGCGCATCTACGCCCTGTGCCTGCGCATGAGCGGCGACAGCACCAAGGCCCAGGAGCTCACCCAGGACGTGTTCGTCCGCGCCTGGGAAAAGCTGGGGACGTTTCAGGGCGGCAGCGCGTTCAGCACCTGGCTTCACCGCCTGGCCGTGAACGTGGTGCTGGGCGACCGGCGGAGCGAAGGGGTGCGGGTGCACCGCATCTACAGCACCGACGAGCCCGAGAAGTTCGACAGGCCCGCCCGGGACTCCGACCCGGGCACCGTGATGGACCTGGAGCGCGCCATCGGGCAGCTCCCCCCCGGGGCCAGGGCCGTGTTCGTCCTCCACGACGTGGAGGGCTACCGGCACGAGGAGATCGCAACCATGCAGGGAACCGCCGTAGGAACGTGCAAGGCGCAGCTTCACCGCGCCCGCCGGCTCCTGAGGGAGGCACTGGGACGATGA